A single region of the Thermodesulfatator indicus DSM 15286 genome encodes:
- the tsaB gene encoding tRNA (adenosine(37)-N6)-threonylcarbamoyltransferase complex dimerization subunit type 1 TsaB, giving the protein MACKTPFSAYHNQNMSNLKSESPLILAIETASPCGGVAIVGKELLGEITLASQETHSRRLMLAIDYLLKQLKLDLKDLAAIGIGLGPGSFTGLRIGLATAKGLHLASGLPLIGISTLEALAYSLIISEKPVCALLDARRNQVYTAIYQPKDEGLEEIMPPALLTPEKLAKRIKEPTYFVGDGAKVYNALFQEMLGDKFLLAPPNLRHLRAANVAFLARKRYLDGEIDDPFKLLPIYLRPSEAELKKVKLGASKP; this is encoded by the coding sequence ATGGCTTGCAAAACTCCTTTCTCCGCCTATCATAACCAGAATATGAGTAACCTGAAAAGTGAAAGCCCTTTAATTCTTGCTATAGAAACAGCAAGCCCTTGCGGTGGAGTAGCCATAGTAGGAAAAGAATTACTTGGCGAAATAACGCTGGCCAGCCAGGAAACCCACTCGCGCCGTCTGATGCTGGCCATTGATTACCTTTTAAAACAACTAAAACTTGATTTGAAGGACTTAGCGGCTATTGGTATTGGGCTTGGCCCTGGAAGTTTTACTGGCTTGCGCATAGGGCTGGCCACAGCTAAAGGGCTTCACTTGGCCAGCGGACTCCCCTTGATTGGCATTTCAACCCTTGAAGCCTTAGCGTATTCTCTCATCATATCAGAGAAACCTGTCTGTGCTCTCCTTGATGCCCGAAGAAACCAGGTCTATACCGCTATTTATCAACCAAAAGATGAAGGCCTTGAAGAAATTATGCCCCCTGCCCTTCTTACCCCTGAAAAGCTCGCCAAGCGCATAAAAGAGCCGACTTATTTTGTAGGCGATGGAGCCAAGGTTTATAATGCTTTGTTTCAAGAAATGCTAGGAGACAAGTTTTTACTAGCTCCGCCTAATTTGCGTCACCTAAGAGCGGCCAATGTAGCCTTTTTAGCGAGAAAGCGCTATTTGGACGGAGAAATTGATGACCCCTTTAAATTATTACCTATTTATTTAAGGCCTTCAGAGGCGGAACTCAAAAAAGTAAAGCTAGGAGCTTCAAAGCCATGA
- a CDS encoding ABC transporter permease, whose product MIRWLARRLLTLIVTFWGITIISFLVIRLAPGEPISPMADFNPKFTPEMRERLRAQYGLDKPLYVQYFRWVKGLLTLDLGRSFAPDRRPVWDKIKERLPITILINVLSMVIIFAVALPIGVASAVREGSLFDRATTVFVFIGYAMPGFWLALLLMWLFGIKWPILPISGVHSLMGYESMSTFEKILDWARHLVLPVLVSAFGGLAGLSRFMRSSMIEVLRQDFIVTARAKGLPERVVIYKHALRNALLPVITLLGLSVPGLVGGSVIFESIFSIPGVGQLMWQAVMARDYPVIMGSLVIVSVLTLLGNLIADICYALADPRIRLGKT is encoded by the coding sequence ATGATACGCTGGCTGGCCCGCCGGTTATTAACCCTTATCGTCACCTTTTGGGGAATCACTATTATTTCGTTTCTGGTAATAAGGCTTGCCCCTGGAGAACCCATAAGCCCTATGGCCGATTTTAACCCTAAGTTCACGCCCGAGATGCGCGAGAGGCTTCGTGCTCAATACGGCCTTGATAAACCCTTGTACGTTCAGTACTTCCGCTGGGTAAAAGGTCTTTTAACCCTTGACCTTGGCCGTTCTTTTGCCCCTGACCGCCGCCCAGTCTGGGATAAAATAAAAGAGCGACTGCCGATAACCATTCTCATAAACGTCCTTTCCATGGTGATAATCTTTGCCGTGGCCTTACCTATAGGTGTAGCCTCAGCTGTTAGGGAGGGTAGCCTTTTTGACCGGGCTACTACGGTTTTTGTCTTCATAGGCTACGCCATGCCGGGCTTCTGGCTAGCTCTCCTTCTCATGTGGCTTTTCGGCATCAAGTGGCCTATTTTACCTATCTCTGGCGTCCACTCCCTTATGGGCTATGAAAGCATGAGCACTTTTGAAAAAATCCTTGATTGGGCGAGACACTTGGTTTTGCCGGTGCTGGTATCGGCCTTTGGCGGCCTGGCCGGGCTCTCGCGTTTTATGCGCTCTTCTATGATAGAAGTTCTGCGTCAGGATTTTATTGTCACCGCGAGAGCTAAAGGCCTTCCCGAAAGGGTGGTCATATATAAACACGCCCTTAGAAACGCCCTTCTTCCCGTAATCACTCTGCTGGGCCTTTCGGTGCCAGGTTTGGTGGGTGGAAGCGTAATCTTTGAATCTATTTTTAGCATTCCAGGGGTTGGCCAGCTCATGTGGCAGGCGGTTATGGCCAGAGACTACCCGGTGATTATGGGCAGTCTGGTAATCGTTTCGGTGCTCACTCTCCTTGGCAACTTGATTGCTGACATTTGCTACGCCTTAGCTGACCCAAGAATCAGGTTAGGGAAGACTTAA
- a CDS encoding ABC transporter permease — MFRELLRNPLGLAGGLVVLLLIIVAVFAPYLAPYDPLAINVEAVLSPPSFAHPCGTDLLGRDVLSRLVYGARVSLEVGVIAVGISLAIGVVLGALAGYYGGFVDNIISRFIDIMLCFPSIFLILAVIAYLEPSIVNIMIVIGLTSWMGVARLVRAEFLSLKEREFVLAEKALGANNWRIIFFHILPNALPPILVSATLGVGSAILVESALSFLGLGVQPPMPSWGNMLTEGKETLDIAWWLSVFPGMAILITVLAFNLLGEAIQEATDPRRQKR; from the coding sequence ATGTTTAGGGAACTCTTGCGTAATCCATTAGGGCTTGCTGGTGGATTGGTAGTCTTGCTCTTGATAATAGTGGCGGTGTTTGCGCCTTACCTTGCTCCCTATGACCCTCTAGCCATTAACGTAGAGGCCGTGCTAAGCCCTCCAAGTTTTGCTCACCCGTGTGGGACGGACCTTTTGGGACGCGATGTTTTATCACGTCTTGTTTACGGAGCAAGGGTTTCCTTAGAAGTGGGAGTCATCGCTGTGGGTATTTCTCTGGCCATTGGGGTGGTACTTGGGGCTCTTGCTGGCTACTACGGTGGTTTTGTAGATAACATAATTTCACGCTTTATAGACATAATGCTTTGTTTTCCATCTATTTTTCTAATACTGGCTGTTATTGCCTACCTTGAGCCGTCAATCGTAAACATCATGATAGTCATAGGGCTTACCAGCTGGATGGGAGTAGCGAGACTTGTGCGTGCCGAGTTTTTGAGCCTAAAAGAAAGAGAGTTCGTCCTGGCGGAGAAGGCCTTGGGAGCTAATAACTGGCGTATCATCTTTTTTCATATTTTGCCCAATGCCTTGCCCCCAATTTTGGTATCCGCTACTTTAGGAGTGGGAAGTGCCATTCTCGTAGAATCAGCCCTTTCTTTTTTGGGCCTTGGCGTCCAGCCGCCCATGCCTTCCTGGGGGAACATGTTAACCGAGGGTAAGGAAACCCTTGACATTGCCTGGTGGCTTTCGGTTTTCCCGGGAATGGCCATTTTAATCACCGTGCTTGCCTTTAACCTCCTTGGTGAAGCTATTCAGGAAGCAACTGATCCTCGCCGCCAGAAACGCTAA
- a CDS encoding Hsp20/alpha crystallin family protein: MPELVPFRPLRELKREMDRLWTEFFGKETLPEVFEAEWVPALDVSETQDAVIVRADVPGIDPNELEITVSGNTLTIRGEKKQEREEKGENFYRIERSYGSFVRSIQLPADVDTDKVEATYKNGVLKIVLPKKAEAKGKQIPVKVEK; encoded by the coding sequence ATGCCTGAGCTCGTACCTTTCAGACCACTTCGTGAGCTCAAGCGTGAAATGGATAGACTCTGGACGGAATTCTTCGGTAAAGAGACTTTACCTGAAGTATTTGAAGCTGAATGGGTGCCAGCCCTTGATGTTTCAGAAACTCAAGATGCCGTTATTGTAAGGGCTGATGTCCCAGGAATTGACCCGAATGAACTGGAAATTACAGTTTCTGGAAATACGTTAACTATTCGCGGTGAAAAGAAACAGGAACGTGAAGAAAAAGGCGAAAACTTTTACCGGATTGAACGCAGCTACGGAAGCTTTGTGCGGAGTATCCAACTCCCTGCTGATGTAGATACCGATAAAGTAGAAGCCACTTATAAAAACGGTGTACTGAAGATAGTCTTACCCAAAAAGGCCGAAGCTAAAGGTAAACAAATCCCCGTCAAAGTAGAAAAATAG
- a CDS encoding nitrate/sulfite reductase, which yields MQPGLIPQKDGSVAISFELPQAQVSAEILQVLAELAREGAIIHPTTAQKIMILRLDEEKALDALKRLEKAGAFIRKAGKSLQPRTCVGLPFCKIALKETFPLSEAIWEAFPAEELPHKFKVAVAGCPACCCWANTVDLGFVGVREGYKILVGGKGGYKPKAATYLTTVSSKEEAISIMRGVLNFFKEKGEEKKRFAVLLEKEGIDSLKKYLNLS from the coding sequence ATGCAACCAGGTCTTATTCCTCAAAAAGATGGAAGCGTGGCTATAAGTTTTGAACTACCTCAAGCCCAAGTTTCTGCAGAGATCTTACAAGTACTTGCTGAACTAGCCCGCGAAGGGGCCATTATTCATCCCACTACTGCCCAAAAAATAATGATTTTGAGGCTTGACGAAGAAAAAGCTCTCGACGCCTTAAAGCGTCTAGAAAAAGCTGGAGCTTTCATCCGCAAGGCTGGCAAAAGTCTTCAGCCCCGCACCTGTGTAGGATTACCTTTTTGTAAAATTGCCCTTAAAGAAACTTTCCCTCTTTCAGAAGCTATATGGGAGGCCTTCCCCGCAGAAGAACTTCCACATAAATTCAAAGTAGCCGTTGCTGGCTGTCCGGCTTGTTGTTGCTGGGCCAACACTGTGGACCTTGGTTTTGTGGGCGTACGAGAAGGATACAAAATTTTGGTGGGTGGAAAAGGCGGCTATAAACCCAAAGCAGCTACTTATTTGACCACGGTTTCTTCAAAAGAAGAAGCCATTTCTATTATGAGAGGTGTGCTTAACTTTTTTAAAGAAAAAGGTGAAGAGAAAAAACGTTTTGCCGTTCTACTAGAAAAAGAAGGGATAGATAGCCTTAAAAAGTATCTCAATTTGTCGTAA
- a CDS encoding molecular chaperone DnaJ yields MYLARQKRGKYTYFFLRESYFADGLWRSRDLIALGRDPSRFIVYPGGNSFYIKEEIIESLAEKGVKTDQWELEKIFWPFVDPHIRRVIENFSAHQVVKRNRLSAREQLALQQKYHIFDCRRLLFLKFGGTEVDFLLKRPLGFLNVLYQKSRDEIEQYIMVAEEKLRPRETLAYIYTSFGLAKHFPNRLSRYMPEAQAMEKIDEAFLCELCLLLEDEKYLMGLEPNQVLKEYLSRYVIMYFDRLAQERRFFEEREARLLEKRRADLYHVAHEAAGLFGLSPEKIIRLNKDELSTLFRRKARELHPDQGGEHEAFIKLRKLYEELMKLQGYQRLI; encoded by the coding sequence ATGTACTTAGCGCGGCAAAAAAGAGGAAAATACACTTATTTTTTTCTGCGAGAATCATATTTTGCTGATGGGCTTTGGCGAAGTCGTGATTTAATAGCTTTAGGAAGAGATCCTTCTCGTTTTATTGTCTATCCTGGTGGCAATAGCTTTTATATTAAAGAAGAAATAATCGAAAGCCTTGCGGAAAAAGGAGTTAAAACTGACCAGTGGGAACTAGAAAAGATATTTTGGCCTTTTGTAGATCCTCATATCCGCCGCGTAATAGAAAATTTTTCGGCGCACCAGGTTGTTAAAAGAAATCGTCTTTCTGCTCGTGAACAATTAGCACTTCAGCAGAAATACCACATATTTGATTGTCGGAGGCTTCTTTTTTTAAAATTTGGCGGAACTGAAGTTGATTTCTTATTAAAGCGGCCTCTCGGCTTTTTAAATGTTCTTTATCAGAAAAGTCGAGACGAAATAGAACAATACATCATGGTTGCTGAAGAAAAATTGCGTCCTCGGGAGACATTAGCCTATATTTACACATCTTTTGGTCTAGCCAAGCACTTTCCCAATCGTTTAAGCCGTTATATGCCTGAGGCCCAAGCAATGGAAAAGATAGATGAGGCCTTTCTTTGTGAATTATGTCTTTTGCTGGAAGACGAAAAGTACCTTATGGGGCTTGAGCCAAACCAGGTATTAAAAGAATATCTTTCCCGTTACGTGATTATGTATTTTGATCGGTTAGCTCAAGAACGCCGCTTTTTTGAAGAACGTGAAGCCAGACTACTCGAAAAACGTCGGGCTGACTTATATCATGTAGCCCATGAAGCCGCAGGCCTATTTGGCCTTTCGCCTGAAAAAATTATTCGCTTAAATAAAGACGAACTTTCAACTCTCTTTAGGCGTAAAGCAAGAGAGCTACACCCCGACCAAGGGGGTGAGCACGAAGCCTTTATTAAACTGCGCAAGCTTTATGAAGAACTTATGAAACTACAAGGTTATCAGAGACTTATCTAA
- a CDS encoding ribonucleoside triphosphate reductase: protein MEPLVRKRDGSFVPFDRRRIASAVFKAVKAVGKDDRKIAEEIADEVALKLYRNFFKFGNVPHVEQIQDLIEDTLIAHGHGDIAKAYILYREKRKQAREIGKAIVDGINLIEDYLTQEDWRVQENSNMNYSLQGLNFHISSSVVARYWLTKLYPAEIGEGHREGDFHVHDLGILGPYCVGWDLYDLLLRGFGGVPGKVESTPAKHFRTALGQIVNFFYTLQGEAAGAQAFSNFDTLLAPFVRYDNLSYREVKQALQEFLFNVNVPTRVGFQTPFTNLTMDLKVPETLKDQAVVIGGALKEETYADFQEEMDMINQAFCELMMEGDAKGRIFTFPIPTYNISADFDWDNEKLEPLWEMTRKYGIPYFANFVNSDMDPNDARSMCCRLRLDNRELRKRLGGLFGSAPLTGSIGVVTLNMPRIAYLATCEEDFFDRLIRLMELAKVSLEIKRKVIEDFTEKGLYPYSKVYLAGVKEQTGAYWTNHFSTIGIIGMNEACLNFVGEPIYTEVGKEWAKKVLLFMREKIFEFQEETGNLYNLEATPAEGASYRLAKIDKKKFSRIITAGTDEVPYYTNSVHLPVNYTDDIFEILTHQDDLQTLFTGGTVVHLFIGEEIPDTNIVKQLVRTIVNRFKLPYFSITPTFSVCPVHGYIPGKHVVCPYPHTEKELALFGREVELNELDLATLADKAYRKIN, encoded by the coding sequence ATGGAACCTTTAGTTAGAAAGCGTGATGGGAGTTTTGTGCCTTTTGATAGGCGTCGTATTGCCAGTGCAGTTTTTAAAGCGGTAAAAGCCGTTGGTAAAGATGACCGTAAAATAGCAGAAGAAATCGCCGATGAGGTAGCTTTAAAGCTTTACCGCAATTTTTTTAAGTTTGGAAACGTTCCGCACGTAGAACAAATTCAGGATTTAATAGAAGACACTCTCATTGCCCACGGCCACGGAGATATTGCCAAGGCTTATATCCTCTACCGTGAAAAACGCAAACAAGCCCGTGAAATTGGTAAGGCCATTGTTGACGGCATAAACCTTATTGAAGACTATCTCACCCAGGAAGACTGGCGTGTTCAGGAAAACTCAAATATGAATTATTCCCTTCAGGGGCTTAATTTTCACATTTCTTCTTCAGTTGTTGCCCGTTATTGGCTTACCAAGCTTTACCCAGCTGAGATTGGTGAAGGTCATCGTGAAGGAGATTTTCATGTCCATGACCTTGGTATCCTAGGTCCTTACTGCGTAGGATGGGACCTTTACGATCTCTTACTCAGGGGCTTTGGCGGAGTGCCAGGCAAAGTAGAATCAACTCCTGCCAAACACTTTCGTACCGCCCTTGGTCAGATAGTCAATTTTTTCTATACCCTTCAAGGAGAAGCTGCTGGCGCTCAGGCCTTTTCTAATTTTGATACCTTGTTGGCTCCTTTTGTGCGCTACGATAATCTTTCTTACCGCGAGGTAAAACAAGCCCTTCAGGAATTCCTTTTCAATGTAAACGTACCAACGAGGGTGGGTTTTCAGACGCCTTTTACGAATCTCACCATGGACTTGAAGGTTCCTGAAACCCTTAAAGACCAGGCAGTAGTTATTGGCGGAGCATTAAAAGAGGAAACTTATGCTGATTTTCAGGAAGAAATGGACATGATTAATCAGGCCTTTTGTGAGCTCATGATGGAAGGCGATGCCAAAGGCCGTATCTTTACCTTCCCCATTCCAACTTACAATATCTCCGCTGATTTTGATTGGGATAACGAAAAACTTGAACCCCTTTGGGAGATGACGAGGAAATACGGCATTCCTTATTTTGCCAACTTTGTTAACTCTGACATGGACCCTAACGATGCCCGTTCTATGTGTTGTCGCTTGCGTCTTGATAATCGCGAACTTCGCAAACGGTTAGGTGGTCTTTTTGGTTCAGCCCCCCTTACTGGTTCAATTGGGGTGGTTACCCTTAATATGCCTCGCATTGCCTATCTGGCTACCTGTGAGGAAGACTTCTTTGACCGGCTTATTCGTCTTATGGAGCTTGCAAAAGTCTCTCTAGAGATTAAACGCAAAGTAATTGAAGACTTTACGGAAAAAGGACTTTATCCCTATTCAAAAGTTTATCTCGCCGGGGTTAAAGAACAAACTGGTGCCTACTGGACAAATCACTTTTCCACTATTGGTATCATTGGTATGAACGAAGCCTGTTTGAACTTTGTAGGTGAGCCTATCTACACTGAAGTTGGCAAAGAATGGGCCAAGAAAGTGCTCCTTTTCATGCGTGAAAAGATATTTGAATTTCAGGAAGAGACAGGAAATCTGTATAACCTTGAGGCTACCCCAGCAGAGGGGGCAAGTTACCGATTGGCAAAAATTGATAAAAAGAAATTTAGCCGTATCATCACCGCTGGTACTGACGAAGTTCCTTATTACACTAACTCAGTCCATCTTCCGGTAAACTATACCGATGATATCTTTGAAATCCTTACCCATCAGGACGACCTGCAAACCCTTTTTACCGGGGGAACAGTAGTTCACCTCTTTATTGGTGAGGAGATTCCTGATACCAATATCGTAAAGCAGTTGGTACGCACTATTGTCAATCGTTTTAAACTCCCTTATTTCTCTATTACGCCTACCTTTTCAGTTTGTCCGGTGCACGGCTATATTCCCGGGAAACACGTAGTGTGTCCGTATCCTCATACCGAAAAGGAGCTTGCCCTTTTTGGACGTGAAGTAGAACTAAACGAATTAGATCTTGCTACTTTGGCAGATAAAGCTTATCGCAAAATAAATTAG
- a CDS encoding metal ABC transporter substrate-binding protein, producing MKRRWFYIICLTFLLLLPKWGRAQEKPLVVASIFPLAELAKAVGGQEIEVKLLLPPGADPHSWEITPQDVLMMKKAKVLVAVGGGLEPWLDDFLGSFSSKNLNVIFMLPEKVKRVHRNHNHHYGLDPHVWLDFPRDIQFVERLAQTFGKIFPTKKDIFLKNAKETQTKLKALHEAYVKSLSSCSKKIVPLAGHKAFGYWEKNYGLHFVALAGLSPEAEPTPKTLYQLIKIMKKEGLKAIYYDEPRYRKFAEVIAHETGAQIFYLSSGAILTQEEISKKVSFWDLMWRNLRYLCIGLECSCPN from the coding sequence ATGAAGCGGCGGTGGTTTTATATAATTTGTTTAACTTTTTTATTGCTTCTTCCTAAATGGGGGAGGGCCCAAGAAAAGCCATTGGTAGTTGCTAGCATTTTTCCTCTGGCTGAATTGGCCAAAGCTGTTGGTGGCCAAGAAATAGAAGTAAAGCTCTTACTTCCTCCCGGGGCAGATCCTCATTCCTGGGAGATTACGCCGCAAGATGTACTTATGATGAAAAAGGCCAAGGTCTTAGTAGCGGTAGGTGGCGGGCTTGAGCCTTGGCTTGATGACTTTTTAGGCAGCTTTTCTTCTAAAAATCTAAACGTGATTTTTATGCTACCTGAGAAAGTGAAACGCGTTCATAGAAACCATAACCACCATTATGGTTTAGATCCTCACGTGTGGCTTGATTTTCCTAGAGACATACAATTTGTTGAAAGATTAGCCCAAACTTTTGGAAAAATATTTCCAACCAAAAAAGATATTTTTTTAAAAAATGCCAAAGAGACTCAGACTAAGCTTAAAGCCTTACACGAAGCCTATGTGAAAAGTTTGAGTTCTTGTTCTAAAAAAATAGTTCCTTTAGCTGGTCACAAGGCCTTTGGTTATTGGGAAAAAAATTACGGCTTGCATTTTGTTGCCTTGGCTGGTCTTTCCCCAGAAGCTGAACCTACCCCTAAAACCCTCTATCAGCTTATCAAAATCATGAAAAAAGAAGGCTTAAAAGCTATTTATTATGATGAACCTCGGTATCGTAAATTTGCCGAAGTAATAGCCCATGAAACCGGAGCCCAAATCTTTTATCTATCCTCAGGTGCTATTCTTACCCAAGAAGAAATATCTAAAAAAGTTAGTTTCTGGGATCTTATGTGGCGCAATTTACGCTATCTGTGTATCGGATTAGAATGTTCTTGCCCGAACTAA
- a CDS encoding bifunctional L-myo-inositol-1-phosphate cytidylyltransferase/CDP-L-myo-inositol myo-inositolphosphotransferase, whose product MEAVILAAGLGTRLRPYTENFPKPLLKVAGRELLYRHLCLLKRNGVKKFVVVINHLHRVFYQKFLRENPQFDVVLVENPFPEKGNGYSFFLAKDYVSGPFVLTMGDHIYEPAFLAKALNKKGAILDKKGLYIDHVEATKALCKNGRIIRLGKELKEYTGFDTGFFVLEPDVFKVVEELINQKSEVSLSELLSFAKIRCSFVSGYFWMDVDTPEDLRKATKLLLKSAVKGKGDGFISRTINRRLSTWVSARLINHITPNQATIFTTALGLLATLLLFWSPVAGAILYQLSSALDGIDGEIARVSLKESAFGGWLDSVLDRVVDFCFLAGLFLLWQPSIISDQAMALAAIFGSFMVSYTAERYKGAFYRDIYEDIPFLSKVPGKRDERVFLTMIMVILGLWRELFWTLSLVCNFRVFLTIYLVARNEASLAL is encoded by the coding sequence ATGGAAGCCGTAATTCTGGCAGCAGGTTTGGGAACGCGCCTTCGCCCTTATACAGAAAATTTTCCTAAACCGCTTCTCAAAGTGGCTGGCCGAGAGCTTCTCTATCGCCATTTATGTCTCCTTAAAAGAAATGGAGTCAAAAAATTTGTCGTGGTTATAAACCATTTACATCGAGTATTTTACCAGAAATTTCTGAGAGAAAACCCTCAGTTCGATGTAGTGCTGGTGGAAAACCCCTTCCCTGAAAAAGGAAACGGCTATTCGTTCTTTTTAGCCAAAGATTACGTTTCCGGACCCTTTGTATTGACCATGGGCGACCATATTTATGAGCCAGCCTTTCTCGCCAAAGCTTTAAATAAAAAAGGAGCCATTCTAGATAAAAAGGGCCTGTATATTGACCATGTAGAGGCAACCAAGGCCCTCTGTAAAAACGGGCGTATTATCCGCCTAGGCAAAGAGCTGAAAGAATATACTGGTTTTGATACAGGTTTTTTTGTACTTGAGCCAGATGTTTTTAAGGTGGTAGAAGAACTTATTAATCAAAAATCAGAGGTTTCGCTTTCAGAGTTACTTTCGTTTGCCAAAATACGCTGCAGTTTTGTATCAGGTTACTTTTGGATGGATGTAGATACACCTGAAGATTTGAGAAAGGCTACTAAGTTATTGCTCAAGTCGGCAGTTAAAGGGAAAGGAGACGGTTTTATATCGCGCACCATCAACCGTCGTCTTTCTACCTGGGTAAGTGCCAGGCTAATAAACCACATAACCCCTAATCAAGCCACCATTTTTACTACTGCCTTGGGGCTTTTGGCGACTTTACTGCTTTTTTGGAGTCCGGTTGCTGGAGCTATTCTTTATCAATTGAGCTCTGCCCTTGATGGTATAGATGGAGAGATAGCCAGGGTAAGCCTTAAGGAAAGTGCCTTTGGAGGTTGGCTAGATTCAGTGCTTGACCGAGTGGTTGATTTTTGCTTTCTAGCAGGGCTTTTTCTTTTATGGCAACCTTCAATTATATCGGATCAGGCCATGGCTTTAGCTGCTATATTTGGAAGTTTTATGGTGAGTTATACCGCAGAAAGATATAAAGGTGCTTTTTATAGGGATATTTATGAAGATATTCCCTTTTTAAGTAAAGTTCCAGGAAAAAGAGATGAAAGAGTTTTTTTGACCATGATAATGGTTATTCTGGGCCTTTGGCGTGAGCTTTTCTGGACTCTGTCCCTGGTTTGTAACTTTAGAGTCTTTTTAACTATTTATTTAGTGGCACGAAATGAAGCCTCTCTGGCTCTATAA
- a CDS encoding ATP-grasp domain-containing protein, whose protein sequence is MADELNISTHPSGPIISFHPLVKADYNFWAFSAINDELLSYLYRANIVIWPQVFPSQLYFYACQKGLRSFPNYDIRFKFPGKSGQMLLFKALDLPYPNTIFFPKIAALGSHPNAIKVKIFSYPFVLKTDDEHEGQGVFLIENESAWQRALARIKQREREGKFGFLMQEFLPVPYDLRVVVIGREFFPFWRALGPNFKANLAQGGKAIPCPDKTLEKKALELTKTLCFKTDINLAAIDFLIHPEDSLLLNEINFVFGRRLLGKSFNKLFFKAIKDFIDS, encoded by the coding sequence ATGGCTGACGAATTAAATATAAGCACTCACCCGAGCGGGCCAATAATTTCTTTTCATCCTTTAGTGAAGGCAGACTATAATTTTTGGGCCTTTTCGGCCATAAATGACGAATTACTTTCATATCTTTACCGGGCCAATATAGTTATCTGGCCCCAAGTCTTTCCTTCTCAACTCTACTTTTACGCTTGCCAAAAGGGGTTACGCAGCTTCCCTAATTACGATATACGGTTCAAGTTTCCTGGTAAAAGTGGCCAGATGTTGCTTTTTAAGGCCCTTGATCTTCCTTATCCAAACACCATCTTTTTCCCAAAAATTGCGGCCCTCGGATCCCACCCAAACGCTATTAAGGTTAAAATTTTTTCTTATCCCTTTGTCCTCAAAACTGATGACGAACATGAAGGCCAAGGTGTTTTTCTTATAGAAAATGAAAGCGCCTGGCAAAGAGCCCTTGCTCGCATAAAACAGCGGGAAAGAGAAGGTAAGTTTGGTTTCCTAATGCAAGAATTTTTGCCTGTCCCCTATGACCTGCGCGTGGTGGTGATAGGCCGTGAATTTTTTCCATTCTGGAGGGCACTTGGGCCTAATTTTAAAGCCAATTTAGCCCAGGGGGGCAAGGCTATCCCTTGCCCAGATAAGACTCTTGAAAAAAAGGCCCTCGAACTTACCAAAACGCTTTGTTTTAAAACCGACATCAATCTGGCGGCTATTGATTTCCTGATTCACCCCGAAGACAGCCTACTTTTAAATGAGATAAATTTTGTATTTGGGAGGCGACTATTGGGAAAATCATTCAATAAATTGTTTTTTAAAGCCATAAAGGACTTTATTGACTCTTAA